A stretch of the Pedobacter sp. MC2016-14 genome encodes the following:
- a CDS encoding RagB/SusD family nutrient uptake outer membrane protein produces the protein MKNITYGLLMLIVTSSFISCKKFLDVLPSSQTVNPTTIRDFQEVLNSDSLSRSQFFTLDLMTDDVDFSAPQLLVAENFYRRTYLWGPEMWYPAQLDVMYNYTYSRILQMNVILSRVESAVIDGQNTLEAKNTVISQALINRASYYLQLVNAYGPAYDANTAATDLGVPLVLTPDSYASPERARVEDIYQNIIGDLKRAVANTALPAKGRDVIHPGKAAGYGLLARAYLYRNDYTNALLYADSSLILESRLLNLTTQTFFPVQIQDLSLNPEVLLGRISTDVGFVSSFATTFIIGQSLLDSLGGTLTADRRFNTRFSAGRYSTRNYNGNTQNPQVMAFDASISVPEMMLIKAECLARSGNFQAAGLLINQIRTNRISGFSTTSRNYTASNILSYVLGERRRELCFKGGLRLFDLKRLNKEPSRSKVLVRLNAAGATLATLPVGSPRYLVPFSSAVLAANPNIVQNPR, from the coding sequence ATGAAAAATATTACCTATGGTTTACTGATGTTGATCGTGACAAGCAGCTTTATTTCCTGCAAAAAGTTTCTGGATGTGCTCCCTTCAAGTCAAACAGTGAACCCAACTACCATCAGAGATTTTCAGGAGGTTTTGAACAGTGATTCCCTAAGCAGGAGCCAGTTTTTTACACTGGACCTTATGACGGATGATGTGGATTTCTCGGCTCCACAACTGTTGGTAGCGGAGAACTTTTACCGCCGTACCTATTTGTGGGGGCCGGAGATGTGGTATCCCGCGCAACTGGACGTGATGTACAATTATACGTATTCCAGGATTTTGCAAATGAATGTGATCCTGAGCCGTGTAGAAAGTGCGGTTATTGATGGGCAGAATACCCTTGAAGCAAAAAATACAGTCATCTCACAGGCATTGATTAACCGGGCCTCCTATTACTTGCAATTGGTAAATGCCTACGGGCCTGCTTACGATGCCAATACCGCGGCTACTGATCTTGGGGTACCGCTGGTACTTACTCCCGACTCATATGCAAGTCCCGAAAGGGCCAGGGTGGAAGATATTTATCAGAATATCATCGGTGATTTAAAGAGGGCAGTGGCTAATACTGCTCTGCCTGCAAAAGGAAGAGATGTGATCCATCCGGGTAAGGCGGCAGGTTATGGCTTGCTGGCCAGGGCATATTTGTATCGCAATGACTATACAAACGCTTTGCTTTACGCAGATTCTTCACTGATCCTGGAAAGCAGGTTATTGAATTTGACCACCCAGACTTTCTTCCCGGTTCAGATCCAGGACCTCAGCCTAAATCCGGAAGTTTTACTGGGCAGGATCAGTACTGATGTAGGTTTTGTTTCCTCATTTGCCACCACCTTTATTATTGGACAGTCATTACTGGATAGTCTGGGCGGTACTTTAACTGCAGACCGGCGTTTCAACACCAGGTTTAGTGCCGGAAGGTATTCGACCAGGAATTATAATGGGAATACACAGAACCCACAGGTTATGGCATTTGATGCCAGTATCAGTGTTCCGGAGATGATGTTGATCAAAGCTGAATGTTTAGCCCGCAGTGGCAACTTTCAGGCAGCTGGATTGCTAATCAACCAAATCAGGACCAACAGAATTAGTGGTTTTTCAACTACTTCACGTAACTATACGGCATCGAATATCCTGAGTTATGTACTTGGAGAGCGAAGAAGGGAATTGTGTTTTAAAGGTGGACTGCGTTTGTTTGACCTGAAGCGATTAAATAAGGAACCCTCACGTAGCAAGGTTCTGGTGAGGTTAAATGCTGCAGGGGCAACCCTTGCCACCCTGCCTGTAGGTTCACCTCGCTATTTAGTACCTTTTTCAAGCGCTGTGCTGGCAGCCAATCCCAATATTGTTCAAAATCCGAGGTAG
- a CDS encoding DUF1735 domain-containing protein, with the protein MRSAVNNWYDKNLLTGNAIAAGLHKNILFSLLVLFVCSCSKEKQLDRDLLSLNGGGTTSFVQTGNLVYLNGNGYSLDRNFMGMPIMLSQSAGSQDTVTATIDPSLVATYNSLHNERNPVVPVGAFTVSNNGKFPVAAGESQLKDSLHVTLVNGTVLVDRTVYLVPVRLSTKGNAKLSSEVVYIKYFFTIAQLNARIQGISRFPYMTIGVVPGGMMNVFCTNTCPDQLKFRVSLNTIFPVHETDVEAALMTDAEVDAIMTANRYFGVRMSRQVYALTKNLVKVPVTSMLSRDSLVVSYPNKALLVSGSYNFMGLKLIQHTGSDYGVAPLAADTAKVLVRILVQ; encoded by the coding sequence ATGAGATCAGCAGTAAACAACTGGTATGATAAAAACCTGTTAACCGGCAATGCTATTGCGGCAGGTTTGCACAAAAATATTCTTTTTAGCCTTTTGGTATTGTTTGTCTGCTCTTGTTCAAAAGAGAAGCAGCTGGACCGTGATTTACTGTCGTTAAATGGTGGCGGCACTACATCTTTCGTTCAAACCGGCAACCTGGTTTACCTGAATGGTAATGGATACAGTTTGGACCGGAATTTCATGGGAATGCCCATTATGTTAAGTCAGTCTGCCGGTTCGCAGGATACTGTAACCGCAACGATAGATCCTTCGCTGGTTGCTACCTACAATAGTTTGCATAACGAGCGCAATCCCGTTGTCCCTGTGGGTGCTTTTACGGTATCAAACAATGGTAAATTTCCTGTTGCTGCGGGCGAAAGCCAGTTAAAGGATTCCCTGCATGTTACCTTAGTAAATGGTACTGTATTGGTGGACAGGACCGTTTACCTGGTTCCGGTACGTTTATCCACCAAAGGAAATGCTAAGCTAAGCTCTGAGGTAGTTTATATAAAATACTTCTTTACAATTGCGCAACTCAATGCCCGCATTCAGGGTATTTCGCGCTTTCCTTATATGACCATTGGTGTAGTTCCGGGAGGGATGATGAATGTATTTTGTACCAATACTTGCCCGGATCAATTGAAATTCCGCGTGAGCTTAAATACGATTTTCCCTGTTCATGAAACGGATGTTGAGGCAGCGCTGATGACGGACGCAGAAGTTGATGCGATAATGACTGCCAATAGATATTTTGGTGTGCGAATGTCACGACAGGTTTACGCATTAACAAAAAACCTGGTTAAGGTTCCTGTAACCTCTATGTTGAGTAGGGATAGTTTGGTGGTCTCGTATCCTAATAAAGCGCTGCTCGTAAGTGGTTCGTATAATTTTATGGGGCTTAAGCTGATACAACACACTGGTTCCGATTATGGTGTAGCGCCTTTGGCAGCAGATACGGCTAAGGTATTGGTGAGGATTTTGGTTCAATAG
- a CDS encoding TlpA disulfide reductase family protein: protein MMMTTNLLTGCMIAGAFWLGSCAQPVVSNVSHAVENRRDSSLLKVGDKCPDDLVFRDTSGKDVRLTDLKGKYVFIDVWASWCAPCRAQQPYLAALEEKMKGKAITFVGISTDTYDFRWKGAMQGAKMKGHQWILKDLVFNYRFDVRGIPRYILLDKQSRIVDLRLVKPQDPQLEVQLNKLKGI from the coding sequence ATGATGATGACAACTAATCTGTTAACTGGGTGTATGATCGCCGGAGCATTTTGGCTTGGCAGCTGTGCGCAGCCGGTTGTTTCAAATGTATCGCATGCAGTTGAAAATAGAAGAGACAGCAGTTTGCTAAAGGTAGGTGACAAATGTCCGGATGATCTTGTTTTTAGGGATACCAGTGGAAAGGATGTCCGTCTGACCGATTTAAAAGGCAAATATGTTTTTATTGATGTATGGGCATCCTGGTGTGCCCCGTGTCGGGCGCAGCAGCCTTATCTGGCCGCCCTGGAAGAAAAAATGAAGGGCAAGGCGATCACCTTTGTCGGCATTTCAACCGATACCTATGATTTTAGATGGAAAGGTGCCATGCAAGGGGCAAAGATGAAAGGACACCAATGGATATTGAAAGATCTGGTATTTAACTACAGATTTGATGTCAGAGGAATTCCAAGGTATATTTTGCTGGACAAACAGAGCCGTATTGTTGATTTGAGATTAGTTAAGCCTCAGGATCCCCAGTTGGAAGTACAACTCAATAAATTAAAGGGCATATAA
- a CDS encoding carboxy terminal-processing peptidase, with amino-acid sequence MTLVSQIKALMTAVAFATVVYVPARAVSKPNDKTAELHPTESEQAACRLVVKMLGTDNYKKVALDDSLSVLVFERYLKGMDQNRSYLMASDVAGFIPYKTHFDEDLRDGNLSAAFAMYNTYKIRYEERFQYAIKQLLNNFNFSVREIYTPDHRKLPFIRTQAEMDKLWRQRVKYDLLELQLAKPDLLKNKEILRKRYQALLNQSARTSSQDVFQLFMTAFTASVDPHVAYFTPFNSAQFSIEASRALEGIGAALALENEFVTIKTITAGGPAYKTRMINPDDRILAIAQGKDGEFQDIFGWRLDDAIALIRGPKGTTVKLKLLAKGKTTADAAQIVEVLRDKIILEDQSAKQEVRSYKVNGRDLKIGVISIPGFYMDYAAAQRRESNYKSTTRDVKLLLDTLKQKMVDGIMIDLRGNGGGSLNEVISLTGLFIHSGPVVQVKDLSQKIQVYEDRDTSVYYNGPLAVLVDRRSASASEIFAAAIQDYGRGLILGSQTYGKGTVQAQVNLDRDLPGLTGLRVSAPGVAKTQDKLGQLNVTTGKFYRITGSSTQHKGVSPDIEMQSFIATSKYGEDNEPSALPWDTIRKSEYVKLGSLDMIMPVLTNMYKTRNQRSQAYKAYGEMIGFYQEHEFITTVPLNVKEFKLMRDQNAAATLAQSNKLRTAIGLPVLKAGEIRTKTDDLDFMKLEAGRILTDFIFLNTNRTR; translated from the coding sequence ATGACATTAGTTTCCCAAATAAAAGCCCTGATGACCGCTGTTGCTTTTGCTACTGTGGTGTATGTTCCAGCGCGGGCAGTTAGTAAGCCGAATGATAAAACGGCTGAGCTCCATCCAACGGAGAGTGAACAGGCCGCTTGCAGATTGGTGGTGAAAATGCTAGGCACCGATAACTATAAAAAAGTTGCATTGGATGACTCTTTATCTGTGTTGGTTTTTGAAAGATACCTGAAAGGCATGGATCAGAATCGGAGTTATCTGATGGCAAGTGATGTTGCCGGTTTCATTCCGTACAAAACCCATTTTGATGAAGACCTTAGGGATGGTAATCTCAGTGCTGCATTTGCGATGTACAATACTTATAAGATACGGTATGAAGAAAGGTTTCAGTATGCCATAAAACAATTGTTGAACAATTTCAATTTTAGTGTGAGGGAGATTTATACACCTGACCACAGGAAACTGCCTTTTATACGGACACAGGCTGAAATGGACAAGCTTTGGCGCCAGCGGGTTAAATATGACCTGTTGGAGCTTCAGCTGGCGAAACCGGATTTGCTGAAGAATAAAGAAATCCTTAGAAAAAGATACCAAGCCCTCTTAAATCAATCTGCTAGAACCTCAAGCCAGGATGTTTTCCAGTTATTTATGACTGCCTTTACCGCCTCTGTTGATCCGCATGTGGCCTATTTTACACCCTTTAACAGTGCTCAATTTAGTATTGAGGCATCCAGGGCTTTAGAGGGAATTGGTGCAGCACTGGCATTGGAGAATGAATTTGTAACCATTAAGACCATTACTGCGGGTGGGCCAGCTTATAAAACAAGGATGATCAATCCTGACGATCGGATACTTGCGATTGCACAGGGAAAGGATGGTGAATTCCAGGACATTTTTGGATGGAGATTAGATGATGCGATTGCCTTGATCCGCGGGCCTAAAGGAACCACTGTAAAGTTGAAGCTGCTGGCGAAAGGGAAAACCACTGCTGATGCAGCGCAGATTGTTGAGGTGCTGAGAGATAAGATCATATTAGAAGACCAGTCGGCTAAGCAAGAGGTCCGCAGCTATAAAGTAAATGGCAGGGACCTTAAAATTGGCGTGATCAGTATACCAGGTTTTTATATGGATTATGCCGCTGCGCAAAGGAGGGAAAGTAATTATAAAAGCACTACAAGAGATGTAAAGCTATTATTGGATACTTTAAAACAGAAAATGGTGGACGGAATTATGATAGACTTGCGCGGCAATGGCGGCGGATCATTGAATGAAGTGATTTCCCTGACAGGACTTTTTATCCATTCAGGCCCGGTGGTACAGGTAAAGGATTTGAGCCAGAAAATTCAGGTTTATGAAGACAGAGACACTTCAGTTTATTACAATGGCCCTTTGGCGGTGTTGGTAGACCGAAGGAGCGCATCGGCATCGGAGATTTTTGCGGCTGCAATACAAGATTATGGACGTGGGCTTATTTTAGGTTCGCAAACGTATGGTAAAGGCACTGTGCAGGCGCAGGTAAACCTGGACCGTGATTTACCGGGATTAACAGGATTACGGGTTAGTGCTCCCGGTGTGGCAAAAACACAGGACAAACTTGGCCAGCTTAATGTTACAACGGGCAAGTTCTACCGCATTACCGGTAGTTCAACCCAACATAAGGGCGTTAGTCCGGATATAGAAATGCAGTCATTTATTGCAACTTCAAAATATGGTGAAGACAATGAACCATCAGCCCTGCCCTGGGATACCATCAGAAAAAGTGAATATGTTAAATTGGGTTCATTGGATATGATTATGCCTGTACTAACCAATATGTATAAGACACGTAACCAGCGAAGCCAGGCTTACAAGGCGTATGGTGAGATGATCGGCTTTTACCAGGAACACGAATTTATAACCACTGTG